In a genomic window of Zerene cesonia ecotype Mississippi chromosome Z, Zerene_cesonia_1.1, whole genome shotgun sequence:
- the LOC119835773 gene encoding KIF-binding protein-like → MDVTLSRIASTFENVRNTIKNKHSSERLQNLKKDIQFLQTELIVLGKENHDLYVRSLAMEGYLALLTAKSMPISLIDKRNILQTSYDKLKPYELREDCLFILLRIQNLLCYYLIQLDQTSLAREILENIEEIYDKVNQFKPDTFLDAEDLFTTEPINTIKRINPEKIDKVITNNIQMQAFLYNKLNLPDKYTLYNHTALRRQLEMKEGTPQDWALRTARLGNYFTYLNQLNHARHHLCAAYHVLRTCHDNCKLMPEEFILQKADFEIQFLELSHHWVKYGLALFKLSRKNILNKYFTQPASKADLWKTMDVVNENIENLEENGKDVGTEKIGKGDCSADNIFTFPSLDLKDIENRVPKETVKTSESARKLFAFTHKWLMRAKHYYDFEQHSAQYITCSLQLAELYEHLAFFERNIDSQYSIQKRRADVLEALNSLLKTCDNVMSVQIDVIRELSQVQLELMALNLQKLWVEESQTNILNLDIDADSIIHSLDSESNKTLTEKTLSASCKNALLRKMEAATSLNGRLFRLSGQLNGNPVPSESSFGMDLKI, encoded by the coding sequence ATGGATGTTACATTGAGTCGGATAGCTAGTACTTTTGAGAATGTgcgaaatacaataaaaaataaacattcttcaGAAAGACttcaaaatttgaaaaaagataTTCAATTCCTGCAAACTGAGCTTATTGTATTGGGTAAAGAGAATCATGACCTTTATGTACGATCCTTGGCAATGGAAGGATATTTAGCTTTGTTAACAGCTAAATCGATGCCGATATCATTAATTGATAAACGGAACATCCTTCAAACATCTTATGATAAACTCAAACCTTACGAATTACGAGAAGATTGTCTTTTCATATTACTgagaatacaaaatttactaTGTTATTATCTAATACAGTTAGATCAGACATCTTTGGCCCGAGAAATACTTGAAAATATAGAAGAGATTTATGATAAGGTCAATCAATTTAAGCCAGACACATTTTTGGACGCTGaagatttatttacaactgAACCCATCAATACAATTAAACGAATCAACCCAGAAAAGATCGACAAAgtaattacaaacaatattcaaATGCAAGCGTTTTTGTACAACAAATTGAATTTACCAGATAAGTACACTCTTTACAATCATACAGCATTAAGAAGACAATTGGAAATGAAAGAAGGTACTCCCCAAGACTGGGCTTTACGAACTGCACGACTTggcaattattttacatatctgAATCAACTTAATCATGCTCGACATCATTTATGCGCAGCTTATCATGTGCTGCGTACTTGTCAcgataattgtaaattaatgcCAGAAGAATTTATTCTTCAGAAGGCAGattttgaaatacaattcCTGGAGTTGAGTCATCATTGGGTCAAATATGGCTTAGCGCTATTTAAGCTTTCtcggaaaaatattttaaataaatatttcacacaaCCGGCATCCAAAGCAGATTTATGGAAAACTATGGATgttgttaatgaaaatatagaaaatctCGAAGAAAACGGAAAGGATGTCGGTACAGAGAAGATCGGTAAAGGAGACTGTTCAgcagataatatttttacgttcCCTTCTTTGGATCTAAAAGACATAGAAAACAGAGTTCCAAAGGAAACTGTAAAAACTTCGGAAAGTGCTCGAAAACTTTTTGCATTTACACATAAATGGTTGATGAGAGCTAAGCATTATTACGATTTTGAACAACATTCTGCTCAGTACATAACATGTTCCTTGCAACTAGCTGAACTATACGAACACCTAGCGTTCTTCGAAAGAAATATTGACAGTCAATACAGTATTCAAAAGAGAAGAGCAGATGTTCTGGAGGcgttaaattctttattaaaaacgtgCGATAACGTTATGTCAGTGCAGATCGATGTAATTCGGGAACTATCTCAAGTGCAATTGGAACTGATGGCtttaaatttgcaaaaattatGGGTTGAAGAATCTCAAACCAATATACTCAATTTAGATATTGATGCAGATTCAATAATTCATTCCTTAGATTCGGAATCGAATAAGACTCTTACTGAGAAAACACTAAGCGCCAGTTGTAAAAATGCTCTCTTGAGGAAAATGGAAGCAGCGACGTCCTTAAACGGGAGATTGTTTAGACTGAGTGGGCAATTGAATGGTAATCCTGTTCCGTCTGAATCAAGTTTTGGAATGGaccttaaaatttaa
- the LOC119835750 gene encoding solute carrier family 35 member C2 isoform X2, with product MSSAKYEQLSVKTDTEESEFIAKPKGKWFDVCFQKSLLSLGLILLYFSLSIGLTFYQRWLLKDFHYPLTVVMYHLIVKWILSVLVRIILQLITGQPQLMLPFLTCLRSVGPTGLASGIDVGFSNWALELVTISLYTMTKSTTIIFILGFAILLGLEKKSWSLVGIVLTIAAGLMMFTYNASQFNLLGFDFLLLASFAGGLRWTFAQLLMQKSKLGLHNPVDMVFHVQPWMFLSLLPFMIAFEGFKCFDDLMRLPPGELMPTLLKVSVGATIAFAMEIRTMYSSLSGRSEWGSIESYQRCGVGPVSDGHHWPHNTQSFIHKSGGGVRQGVGR from the exons ATGTCGAGTGCAAAATATGAACAGCTGTCGGTCAAAACCGATACCGAAGAAAGCGAATTTATTGCTAAACCTAAAGGCAAATGGTTTGatgtttgttttcaaaaaaGTCTTCTGTCTCTAGGATTGATACTGCTGTATTTTTCTCTATCGATTGGCCTTACTTTTTATCAGAGATGGCTTTTAAAG GACTTTCACTATCCCTTGACTGTTGTGATGTATCACTTAATAGTAAAGTGGATATTGTCCGTATTGGTTCGCATTATTCTACAACTAATAACTGGACAGCCACAACTGATGCTACCATTCTTAACTTGCCTCAGGTCTGTTGGTCCCACTGGTTTAGCCAGTGGGATTGATGTAGGTTTCTCAAACTGGGCTCTGGAATTGGTAACAATATCTTTGTATACAATGACTAAATCTACaacaatcatatttattcTTGGATTTGCCATTTTGCTGGGATTGGAGAAAAAG TCGTGGTCATTAGTTGGCATTGTGCTGACCATCGCTGCGGGCCTCATGATGTTTACGTACAACGCCTCTCAGTTCAATTTGTTGGGTTTTGATTTCCTTCTGCTTGCTTCATTTGCTGGTGGTCTGAGGTGGACATTTGCCCAACTTTTAATGCAAAAATCCAAGCTGGGCCTACATAACCCAGTAGACATGGTGTTTCATGTACAGCCGTGGATGTTTTTGTCACTACTCCCTTTCATGATTGCCTTTGAAG gtTTTAAATGCTTTGACGATCTGATGCGCCTGCCACCGGGTGAGTTAATGCCCACACTGCTTAAAGTATCGGTGGGAGCTACGATAGCATTCGCTATGGAGATCA GAACTATGTATTCTAGTCTTAGCGGTAGAAGTGAGTGGGGATCAATTGAGTCCTATCAACGTTGTGGGGTTGGTCCTGTGTCTGACGGGCATCACTGGCCACATAATACACaaagttttattcataaaagcgGTGGCGGGGTCCGTCAGGGCGTTGGAAGATGA
- the LOC119835750 gene encoding solute carrier family 35 member C2 isoform X1: MSSAKYEQLSVKTDTEESEFIAKPKGKWFDVCFQKSLLSLGLILLYFSLSIGLTFYQRWLLKDFHYPLTVVMYHLIVKWILSVLVRIILQLITGQPQLMLPFLTCLRSVGPTGLASGIDVGFSNWALELVTISLYTMTKSTTIIFILGFAILLGLEKKSWSLVGIVLTIAAGLMMFTYNASQFNLLGFDFLLLASFAGGLRWTFAQLLMQKSKLGLHNPVDMVFHVQPWMFLSLLPFMIAFEGFKCFDDLMRLPPGELMPTLLKVSVGATIAFAMEISEFLVVTYTSSLTLSIAGIFKELCILVLAVEVSGDQLSPINVVGLVLCLTGITGHIIHKVLFIKAVAGSVRALEDDDFVKIGRTRAPKAKDERHEPLLDDQKWDDIASDDSDIDSSVVIYEILQRRDGS, from the exons ATGTCGAGTGCAAAATATGAACAGCTGTCGGTCAAAACCGATACCGAAGAAAGCGAATTTATTGCTAAACCTAAAGGCAAATGGTTTGatgtttgttttcaaaaaaGTCTTCTGTCTCTAGGATTGATACTGCTGTATTTTTCTCTATCGATTGGCCTTACTTTTTATCAGAGATGGCTTTTAAAG GACTTTCACTATCCCTTGACTGTTGTGATGTATCACTTAATAGTAAAGTGGATATTGTCCGTATTGGTTCGCATTATTCTACAACTAATAACTGGACAGCCACAACTGATGCTACCATTCTTAACTTGCCTCAGGTCTGTTGGTCCCACTGGTTTAGCCAGTGGGATTGATGTAGGTTTCTCAAACTGGGCTCTGGAATTGGTAACAATATCTTTGTATACAATGACTAAATCTACaacaatcatatttattcTTGGATTTGCCATTTTGCTGGGATTGGAGAAAAAG TCGTGGTCATTAGTTGGCATTGTGCTGACCATCGCTGCGGGCCTCATGATGTTTACGTACAACGCCTCTCAGTTCAATTTGTTGGGTTTTGATTTCCTTCTGCTTGCTTCATTTGCTGGTGGTCTGAGGTGGACATTTGCCCAACTTTTAATGCAAAAATCCAAGCTGGGCCTACATAACCCAGTAGACATGGTGTTTCATGTACAGCCGTGGATGTTTTTGTCACTACTCCCTTTCATGATTGCCTTTGAAG gtTTTAAATGCTTTGACGATCTGATGCGCCTGCCACCGGGTGAGTTAATGCCCACACTGCTTAAAGTATCGGTGGGAGCTACGATAGCATTCGCTATGGAGATCAGTGAGTTCCTGGTAGTCACATACACATCTAGTCTTACATTATCAATTGCGGGTATTTTCAAg GAACTATGTATTCTAGTCTTAGCGGTAGAAGTGAGTGGGGATCAATTGAGTCCTATCAACGTTGTGGGGTTGGTCCTGTGTCTGACGGGCATCACTGGCCACATAATACACaaagttttattcataaaagcgGTGGCGGGGTCCGTCAGGGCGTTGGAAGATGACGACTTTGTCAAAATTGGAAGAACGAGAGCTCCCAAAGCCAAAGATGAGCGTCACGAGCCGTTGCTGGATGATCAAAAGTGGGATGACATAGCCAGTGATGACAGTGACATCGACAGCAGTGTcgttatatatgaaatactaCAACGGCGAGACGGCAGTTAG
- the LOC119835470 gene encoding uncharacterized protein LOC119835470 → MSDSAGFSSLFALVDSHLSKTSVKESNSDGVSRSPFQIPSLRDGPNSSSSEGRLFSPLGQRLPIPSLSLSESPITNVLAEQVANMLKAKERKQQEEEKKRMEEDMQKLKLNDDRDDYVIDLMKVLQTPYEPELKVKDEILSSSSSFESIFEPKFIDSNVEPEPLLPCITDMSYILDVKVRRGKASTFGKVLSSRLRPVAAPYLREKIESNIKAFDFSTPSPCDVFREKLRKPTMSCTYTVNIEL, encoded by the coding sequence ATGTCAGATTCGGCTGgtttttcttcattattcGCTCTAGTGGACAGTCACTTATCCAAGACTAGTGTAAAGGAGAGCAATTCAGATGGAGTTTCAAGAAGCCCATTCCAAATTCCTTCTCTCAGGGATGGGCCAAATAGCAGTTCTTCAGAGGGTCGTTTATTTTCACCTTTAGGTCAAAGACTACCTATTCCATCATTAAGTTTGAGCGAAAGTCCAATCACAAATGTTTTAGCTGAACAAGTTGCTAATATGCTAAAagcaaaagaaagaaaacaacaaGAGGAAGAAAAAAAGAGAATGGAGGAAgatatgcaaaaattaaaactaaacgaTGATAGAGATGATTATGTTATAGATTTGATGAAGGTATTACAAACACCATATGAACCTGAATTGAAAGTAAAAGACGAGATACTGAGTAGTAGTAGTTCCTTTGAATCGATATTTGAACCTAAATTTATAGACAGTAATGTCGAACCAGAACCATTATTACCATGTATAACAGATATGTCATATATTTTGGATGTAAAGGTCCGCAGAGGAAAAGCTTCAACATTTGGCAAAGTCCTATCATCACGACTAAGACCTGTGGCAGCTCCATACTTACGCGAGAAGATCGAGAGCAACATAAAAGCATTCGATTTTTCAACTCCTTCACCTTGTGATGTATTCCgagaaaaattaagaaagcCTACAATGTCTTGTACCTATACTGTAAATATAGAGTTATAG